In one Lolium rigidum isolate FL_2022 chromosome 3, APGP_CSIRO_Lrig_0.1, whole genome shotgun sequence genomic region, the following are encoded:
- the LOC124697294 gene encoding chaperone protein ClpB1-like, with the protein MSRESADNFCTIQASVRQVLCGGALAALGYTAWRYYKYTTCLRTYGRDLTALASKADPVTGRDDEIDRVIRILCRRSKNCAGLVGDAGVGKTAIAEGLAQRIISGKVPPKLAGARVIELNLGALVAGTMYVGMFEERMGNLISNLERSRGKVILFIDEMHMLLGSGSASNSPHMDVANMLKPALARGHIRCLGATTHDEYCKYIEKDPALERRFQKVYVGEPSTQSTIAILQGLKLRYQKHYGLEILDATIDAAVHLADRYISGRRFPDKAIDLMDEACTTVEHLGGENPVVAPDHVAQVVSASTGIPLTTLDQDENVKLINLADRLHEAVNLVADAVLRSRVGLRQANQPIGSFLFLGSTGVGKTELAKALAEQLFGSEKMMLRFDMSEYVSPESVLRLVGAPPSCHGYEDGGQLTEKVRRRPYCVILFDEVEKAYPSVLDVFLQLLDDGVLTDGKGHNVDFKNTIIIMTSNVGAEHLNVGMVGEKAMADSRNLLMKQVQKCFKPEFLNRLSEIVVFEPLSHHQMKEIVNIQMKSALATIAGKGISLVLSDAVLDVILSESHNPFYGARPIKRWIEKNIMTTICKMLVSGEASEGSTISIDSTCDKKGLKYQLEKKKNVKNP; encoded by the exons ATGTCTAGGGAAAGTGCTGATAACTTCTGTACTATCCAGGCGTCGGTCCGTCAAGTGCTCTGCGGCGGAGCATTGGCAGCTCTGGGCTACACGGCGTGGAGGTACTACAAGTACACTACATGCCTCCGCACCTACGGTCGGGACCTGACGGCCTTGGCCAGCAAGGCTGATCCGGTGACTGGGCGTGACGATGAGATCGATCGTGTCATCCGCATCCTCTGTCGCCGGAGCAAGAACTGCGCCGGGCTCGTCGGGGACGCCGGAGTTGGCAAGACGGCCATCGCCGAGGGCCTCGCCCAACGCATCATCTCCGGAAAGGTCCCACCCAAGCTCGCCGGAGCGCGTGTCATCGAGCTCAACCTCGGGGCGCTGGTGGCCGGTACGATGTATGTTGGCATGTTCGAGGAGCGTATGGGGAACTTGATCAGCAACCTCGAGCGTTCACGCGGCAAGGTGATCTTGTTCATCGACGAGATGCACATGCTTCTTGGATCCGGATCCGCCTCAAACAGCCCCCACATGGACGTGGCCAACATGCTGAAGCCAGCTTTGGCTCGTGGCCATATCCGATGCCTCGGCGCCACCACTCACGATGAGTACTGCAAGTATATCGAGAAGGATCCTGCGCTGGAGCGGCGGTTCCAAAAGGTTTACGTCGGGGAGCCGAGCACGCAGTCCACCATTGCCATCCTCCAGGGCCTCAAACTCCGGTACCAAAAGCATTATGGCTTGGAAATTCTCGATGCTACAATTGACGCTGCCGTGCATCTCGCCGACCGCTATATCTCAG GTCGTCGGTTTCCTGATAAGGCAATTGATCTCATGGACGAGGCTTGCACCACAGTAGAGCACCTAGGAGGAGAAAACCCGGTTGTTGCGCCAGATCATGTTGCACAG gttgtgagcgcatcgaccGGAATCCCTTTAACTACCCTTGATCAAGACGAGAATGTCAAGTTAATCAACTTAGCCGACAGACTGCACGAGGCCGTCAACTTAGTTGCGGATGCAGTGTTGCGTTCCAGGGTTGGCCTTCGCCAGGCTAACCAACCGATAGGCTCCTTCCTCTTTTTGGGATCCACCGGTGTTGGAAAAACAGAGCTTGCAAAAGCTCTCGCCGAACAACTATTTGGCAGTGAGAAGATGATGCTTCGCTTTGATATGTCCGAGTATGTTAGTCCTGAATCCGTGCTACGTCTCGTTGGAGCACCCCCAAG CTGCCATGGATATGAAGATGGCGGACAACTGACGGAGAAAGTTAGGAGACGCCCATATTGCGTTATCCTTTTCGATGAGGTGGAGAAGGCATATCCGTCGGTTTTGGATGTTTTTCTACAGCTCCTTGACGATGGTGTGTTGACTGATGGTAAAGGGCATAATGTTGATTTCAAGAATACAATTATCATTATGACTTCAAATGTTGGGGCAGAGCACCTAAATGTAGGAATGGTTGGAGAAAAGGCAATGGCTGATTCGCGAAACCTTCTCATGAAACAG GTTCAAAAATGCTTCAAGCCCGAATTTCTCAACAGATTAAGTGAGATTGTAGTATTTGAGCCGCTTTCGCACCATCAAATGAAAGAGATCGTCAATATCCAAATGAAGAGTGCCCTTGCTACAATAGCTGGCAAGGGTATATCTCTGGTTCTTAGTGATGCCGTGTTGGATGTCATTTTGTCAGAATCACACAACCCA TTCTACGGCGCAAGGCCCATAAAAAGGTGGATAGAAAAAAACATAATGACAACTATCTGCAAGATGCTAGTCAGTGGAGAAGCCAGTGAAGGATCAACAATCTCCATTGATTCTACCTGTGACAAGAAAGGGTTAAAATACCAATTGGAAAAGAAGAAAAATGTGAAGAATCCATGA
- the LOC124697292 gene encoding hydroquinone glucosyltransferase-like: protein MESLKSAGSAPAPPTARPHVVLLASPDAGHLIPLCELTRRLVEHHGFSATVVTFHSLSERQTLPSSLPAAVTIAPLPAVQIDDLPADALRPTVLVELIRRSLPSLRTLLRSINSTTPIAALVPDFLCSTALPLAAELGVPAYIFFTTNINHLYLVHRLVELHEGASPGEYRAITDPLEIPGGLSLRRADLPEGYRSSEEPVYARLLAAGRRYRLAHGFLANSFSDMEPAAVEAFRQVAEQGAFPPVFPVGPLVRSESDEEAAAGAWPLLEWLDGQPARSVVFVSFGSGGTLSVEQTAELAAGLEASGHRFLWVVRMPSLDGRSQAFGAGADDDDPLAWLPQGFVQRTQERGLAVAAWAPQVRVLSHPATAAFVSHCGWNSTLEAAVAGVPMIAWPLHTEQRMNAFLLEESLGVALRPRAREDGGVVAREEVEAAVKELMEGGKGRAVRRRAEELRQAAARAVSPEGSSRQALEDVAAKWKAALSHGP, encoded by the coding sequence ATGGAGTCGTTGAAGAGTGCCGGCTCCGCGCCAGCGCCGCCCACGGCGCGGCCTCACGTCGTGCTGCTGGCCAGCCCCGACGCCGGCCACCTCATACCGCTGTGCGAGCTCACTCGGCGGCTCGTCGAGCACCACGGCTTCTCGGCCACGGTCGTCACCTTCCACAGCCTCTCCGAACGGCAAACCCTCCCCAGCAGCCTCCCCGCCGCCGTCACCATCGCCCCGCTCCCCGCCGTCCAGATCGACGACCTCCCCGCTGATGCTCTCCGTCCCACCGTGCTAGTGGAGCTCATCCGTCGCTCCCTCCCGAGCCTCCGCACCCTGCTCCGCTCCATCAACTCCACCACCCCGATCGCCGCGCTGGTGCCGGACTTCCTCTGCTCCACAGCGCTGCCCCTCGCCGCCGAGCTCGGCGTCCCCGCCTACATCTTCTTCACCACCAACATAAACCATCTCTACTTGGTACACCGCCTGGTGGAGCTCCACGAGGGCGCTTCCCCTGGCGAATATCGAGCCATCACGGATCCTCTCGAGATCCCCGGGGGATTGTCACTGCGCCGCGCAGACCTGCCGGAGGGGTATCGTTCTAGCGAGGAGCCGGTTTACGCGCGGCTGCTCGCGGCAGGCCGGCGATACCGCCTTGCCCATGGATTCTTGGCCAACAGCTTCAGCGATATGGAACCTGCCGCCGTGGAAGCGTTCAGGCAGGTTGCGGAGCAAGGCGCGTTCCCGCCGGTGTTCCCCGTGGGGCCGCTGGTCCGGTCAGAATCCGACGAGGAAGCTGCTGCTGGCGCGTGGCCCTTGCTCGAATGGCTGGACGGCCAGCCGGCGAGGTCGGTGGTGTTCGTCTCGTTCGGTAGCGGCGGGACTCTGTCCGTGGAGCAGACGGCCGAGCTTGCCGCTGGGCTAGAGGCAAGCGGGCACAGGTTCCTGTGGGTGGTGCGGATGCCGAGCCTGGATGGCCGCTCTCAGGCCTTCGGAGCtggcgccgacgacgacgacccactgGCGTGGCTTCCACAGGGTTTCGTGCAGAGGACCCAGGAAAGGGGCCTCGCTGTGGCGGCCTGGGCGCCTCAGGTGCGCGTGCTGTCCCACCCGGCGACGGCGGCCTTCGTGTCCCACTGCGGTTGGAACTCCACGCTGGAAGCCGCGGTGGCCGGCGTGCCGATGATCGCGTGGCCGCTGCACACGGAGCAGAGGATGAACGCGTTCCTGCTGGAAGAGAGCCTCGGGGTGGCGCTGCGACCACGCGCGCGGGAGGACGGCGGCGTCGTGGCGCGCGAGGAGGTTGAGGCCGCCGTGAAGGAGCTCATGGAGGGGGGTAAAGGGCGCGCCGTGCGGCGCCGCGCTGAGGAACTGCGGCAAGCGGCGGCGCGCGCTGTGTCGCCGGAAGGGTCGTCGCGCCAGGCGCTGGAGGATGTCGCCGCCAAGTGGAAAGCCGCGCTTAGCCATGGGCCATGA